From the Desulfovibrio sp. X2 genome, one window contains:
- a CDS encoding NAD(P)-dependent oxidoreductase, with amino-acid sequence MDFFRGKKILITGGLGFIGSNLARRLLELGSEVVLVDSLIPEYGGNMANVADIRGRVEVNIADVRDPHAMKWLVQGRDVLFNLAGQTSHMDSMADPYTDLEINAKAQLSILESCRHHNPEIRIVFAGTRQIYGKPDRLPVDEEHPIRPVDVNGINKVAGEWYHLLYHQVYGIRSSVLRLTNTYGPAMRIKDARQTFLGIWVRLLLEGKPIEVWGGEQLRDFTYVDDCVEALLLAACRDQAFGRVYNLGGDRVVSLRELAELLIKAAGEGEFVVREFPAERKKIDIGDYYSDDARIRSELGWEPRVSLEEGLSRTVAYYREHLADYL; translated from the coding sequence ATGGACTTTTTCCGCGGCAAGAAGATTCTCATCACCGGTGGGCTCGGCTTCATCGGCTCCAACCTGGCCCGACGCCTGCTCGAACTCGGCTCCGAGGTGGTCCTGGTGGACAGCCTCATTCCGGAGTACGGCGGCAACATGGCCAACGTGGCCGACATCCGCGGCCGCGTCGAGGTGAACATCGCGGACGTGCGCGACCCGCACGCCATGAAGTGGCTCGTGCAGGGCCGCGACGTGCTCTTCAACCTCGCGGGCCAGACCAGCCACATGGATTCCATGGCCGACCCCTACACGGACCTCGAGATCAACGCCAAGGCGCAGCTCTCCATCCTCGAGTCCTGCCGCCACCACAATCCGGAAATCCGCATCGTCTTCGCGGGCACGCGCCAGATCTACGGCAAGCCGGACAGGCTGCCCGTGGACGAGGAGCATCCCATCCGCCCGGTGGACGTCAACGGCATCAACAAGGTGGCGGGCGAGTGGTACCACCTGCTCTACCACCAGGTGTACGGCATCCGCTCGAGCGTCCTGCGCCTGACCAACACCTACGGCCCGGCCATGCGCATCAAGGACGCGCGCCAGACCTTCCTCGGCATCTGGGTGCGCCTGCTGCTCGAGGGAAAGCCAATAGAGGTCTGGGGAGGCGAGCAGTTGCGCGACTTCACCTACGTGGACGACTGCGTGGAGGCGCTGCTCCTCGCGGCCTGCCGCGATCAGGCCTTTGGCCGCGTCTACAACCTGGGCGGCGACCGCGTGGTCTCCCTGCGCGAGCTGGCGGAGCTGCTCATCAAGGCCGCGGGCGAAGGCGAGTTCGTGGTCCGGGAGTTCCCCGCCGAGCGCAAGAAGATCGACATCGGCGACTACTATTCCGACGACGCCCGCATCCGCTCGGAACTCGGCTGGGAGCCGCGCGTCTCTCTGGAGGAGGGGCTGTCGCGCACCGTGGCCTATTACCGCGAACACCTGGCGGACTACCTCTAG
- the qrcC gene encoding menaquinone reductase iron-sulfur cluster-binding subunit QrcC, translated as MSEHKNFRIRWGMAIDLDKCTGCGACVVSCQVENNNAPLVDASDKERIVNWLTVYRLENGKSFPDAEVAYLPRPCMQCGNPSCVPVCPVVATDKNEEGGIVSQIYPRCIGCRYCMAACPYHVRVFNWFDPVWPKGMEKTLTPFTSTRPRGVVEKCNFCHQRWDMAKEKARKDGTDPMDLPEGAYVPACVETCPTGALVFGDLNNKDHKVSQLAHGPHARRLLERLGGDPQVYYISRRDWVLDLLDNHLAGEAGHGKAEGGHHG; from the coding sequence ATGTCTGAACATAAGAACTTCAGAATCCGGTGGGGAATGGCCATCGACCTGGACAAGTGCACGGGCTGCGGCGCGTGCGTGGTCTCCTGCCAGGTCGAGAACAACAACGCCCCGCTCGTCGACGCCTCCGACAAGGAGCGCATCGTCAACTGGCTGACCGTCTACCGCCTCGAGAACGGCAAGTCGTTCCCCGACGCCGAGGTGGCCTACCTTCCCCGGCCCTGCATGCAGTGCGGCAACCCCTCCTGCGTGCCGGTCTGCCCGGTCGTGGCCACGGACAAGAACGAGGAAGGCGGCATCGTCAGCCAGATCTACCCCCGCTGCATCGGCTGCCGGTACTGCATGGCGGCCTGCCCCTACCACGTCCGCGTGTTCAACTGGTTCGATCCGGTCTGGCCCAAGGGCATGGAGAAGACGCTGACCCCGTTCACCTCCACGCGTCCCCGCGGCGTGGTCGAGAAGTGCAACTTCTGCCACCAGCGCTGGGACATGGCCAAGGAGAAGGCGCGCAAGGACGGCACCGATCCCATGGATCTGCCCGAGGGCGCGTACGTCCCGGCCTGCGTCGAGACCTGCCCCACCGGCGCGCTGGTCTTCGGCGACCTGAACAACAAGGACCACAAGGTCAGCCAGCTGGCTCACGGGCCGCATGCCCGCAGGCTGCTCGAGCGCCTCGGCGGCGATCCCCAGGTCTACTACATCAGCCGCCGCGACTGGGTGCTGGATCTGCTCGACAACCATCTGGCCGGGGAAGCCGGCCACGGCAAGGCCGAAGGAGGGCACCATGGCTAA
- the qrcA gene encoding menaquinone reductase multiheme cytochrome c subunit QrcA translates to MERKSGFDTGALAFLFLGLLFGLGFGWFVFPQLLYSEVRQPIPFNHKTHIENAGMSCEDCHKFRDDGSFAGYPDTAQCGECHADTTGGDTPGEKAIDKLVTEYVQPGKEVEWQTYQYQPDNVFFTHSAHQAFECTQCHPDIGNSATAPVLYRDRLTGYSKTTMKMDRCERCHAENGVSNACYVCHK, encoded by the coding sequence ATGGAGCGGAAAAGTGGCTTTGACACCGGAGCGCTGGCGTTTCTCTTTTTGGGCCTGCTCTTCGGTCTCGGGTTCGGCTGGTTCGTCTTTCCGCAGCTGCTCTACAGCGAGGTAAGACAACCCATTCCTTTCAACCACAAGACGCACATCGAGAACGCCGGCATGTCCTGCGAGGACTGCCACAAGTTCCGCGATGACGGCTCGTTTGCCGGGTACCCGGACACCGCGCAGTGCGGCGAGTGCCATGCCGACACCACCGGCGGCGACACTCCGGGCGAAAAGGCCATCGACAAGCTGGTGACCGAGTACGTCCAGCCCGGCAAGGAAGTGGAGTGGCAGACCTACCAGTACCAGCCGGACAACGTCTTTTTCACCCACAGCGCGCACCAGGCCTTCGAGTGCACGCAGTGCCATCCCGACATTGGCAACTCCGCCACGGCCCCGGTCCTCTACCGTGACCGGCTGACCGGCTACAGCAAGACGACGATGAAAATGGACCGCTGCGAGCGCTGCCACGCCGAGAACGGTGTCAGCAACGCCTGCTACGTGTGCCACAAGTAA
- the qrcB gene encoding menaquinone reductase molybdopterin-binding-like subunit QrcB — MSLTRRGFLFVLGAGAGVTLSPVLWKLTDDVAIWSQNWPWIPRLQYGALAKKPGLSKAFAGGSPLEVLTVAGRPVEAQGHADNPLSQGSLPAVAAPEVQMLYKAARVTGPMKKTGEGKYEPMAWEDAEALLAEKLKEAGPATAMITGDVTGTSSEVFSALLRGLGSTDLYTMPSEQQSAGRAWRSVMGGKGTPGYDIENSDCILALGPDLLESFGTPVRNAKAFSRTRPTGEKPGATWIYCGPQRTRTASVSDIYVPVPPGGEATFALGLANALIAAGASSGAADFAEFKSLVAAYTPAKVQDMIGVAPETMKKVVDALKAARRPLVVPGSAIAQGGSQAAFVAGMALNLLLGNVGRPGGVRPLPALPAVVSGATARDEVFGKDVVAWLSGVASGAKPAPKLLMVYEADPRYALPSTAAMNAALDKAGFTVSFSPFMDETSSKADLILPNPLCLERYDDLQTPYGSGFASYTLGTPVTKPVANGKATCDVLLGAAGKLGMNLGFSSFESVLEAKMQAVEGSGGFIAGQTQPWQAIAQGASPTAGAVADGLKKGKAWVSVRTVEQGGLSMGASLLAKAAAFKAPGSDFPLLLAPLYQLNVGTTHMAIPDYNLPTIREDELKGKCMFVFLNGKTAKAAGLSQGDTVTVSSAAGSVKGLVGIDESVMPGVVAAPMGFGHTSWDAHSSGKGDNLNKVFAVSDEPGAGLPTWAAVAVKIAKG; from the coding sequence ATGAGTCTGACACGCAGAGGATTTCTCTTCGTCCTGGGCGCCGGCGCCGGCGTGACTCTGAGCCCGGTGCTGTGGAAGCTCACGGACGATGTCGCCATCTGGTCCCAGAACTGGCCCTGGATCCCCCGCCTGCAGTACGGCGCGCTCGCCAAGAAGCCCGGCCTCTCCAAGGCCTTCGCCGGCGGCTCGCCCCTCGAGGTGCTGACCGTGGCCGGACGCCCGGTCGAGGCCCAGGGACACGCCGACAATCCGCTCTCTCAGGGATCGCTGCCCGCCGTGGCCGCGCCCGAGGTGCAGATGCTCTACAAGGCGGCCCGCGTGACCGGGCCGATGAAGAAGACGGGCGAGGGCAAGTACGAGCCCATGGCCTGGGAGGACGCCGAGGCGCTCCTGGCCGAGAAGCTGAAGGAAGCCGGTCCGGCCACGGCCATGATCACCGGCGACGTGACCGGCACTTCGTCCGAGGTCTTCTCGGCCCTGCTGCGCGGCCTCGGCTCGACCGACCTCTACACCATGCCGAGCGAGCAGCAGAGCGCCGGCCGGGCCTGGCGCTCGGTCATGGGCGGCAAGGGCACGCCCGGCTACGACATCGAGAACAGCGACTGCATCCTGGCCCTCGGCCCGGATCTGCTCGAATCCTTCGGCACCCCGGTGCGCAACGCCAAGGCCTTCAGCCGCACGCGTCCCACCGGCGAGAAGCCGGGCGCGACGTGGATCTACTGCGGTCCGCAGCGCACCCGCACGGCCAGCGTCTCCGACATCTACGTGCCGGTGCCTCCGGGCGGCGAGGCGACCTTCGCCCTCGGCCTGGCCAATGCCCTGATCGCCGCAGGCGCCTCGAGCGGCGCGGCCGACTTCGCCGAGTTCAAGTCCCTGGTCGCGGCCTACACCCCGGCCAAGGTCCAGGATATGATCGGCGTCGCGCCCGAGACCATGAAGAAGGTCGTGGACGCGCTCAAGGCCGCCCGCAGGCCCCTGGTGGTGCCCGGCTCGGCCATCGCCCAGGGCGGCTCGCAGGCCGCCTTCGTGGCCGGAATGGCGCTGAACCTGCTGCTCGGCAACGTCGGCAGGCCCGGCGGCGTGCGGCCCCTGCCCGCGCTGCCCGCGGTGGTCTCCGGCGCCACGGCGCGCGACGAGGTCTTCGGCAAGGACGTGGTGGCCTGGCTCTCCGGAGTCGCTTCCGGCGCCAAGCCCGCGCCCAAGCTGCTCATGGTCTACGAGGCCGACCCCCGCTACGCGCTGCCGTCCACGGCGGCCATGAACGCGGCCCTGGACAAGGCCGGCTTCACCGTGAGCTTCTCGCCCTTCATGGACGAGACCTCCTCCAAGGCCGACCTCATCCTGCCCAACCCGCTCTGCCTGGAGCGTTACGACGACCTGCAGACCCCTTACGGCTCGGGCTTCGCCTCCTACACCCTGGGCACCCCGGTGACCAAGCCGGTGGCCAACGGCAAGGCGACCTGCGACGTGCTCCTGGGCGCCGCCGGAAAGCTCGGCATGAACCTCGGCTTCTCCTCCTTCGAGTCGGTGCTCGAGGCCAAGATGCAGGCCGTGGAAGGCTCCGGCGGCTTCATCGCCGGTCAGACCCAGCCCTGGCAGGCCATCGCCCAGGGCGCCTCGCCCACGGCCGGTGCCGTGGCCGACGGGCTCAAGAAGGGCAAGGCCTGGGTCAGCGTGCGCACGGTGGAGCAGGGCGGCCTGTCCATGGGCGCCTCGCTGCTCGCCAAGGCGGCCGCCTTCAAGGCCCCGGGGAGCGACTTCCCCCTGCTGCTGGCGCCGCTCTACCAGCTCAACGTGGGCACCACGCACATGGCCATTCCCGACTACAACCTGCCGACCATCCGCGAGGACGAGCTCAAGGGCAAGTGCATGTTCGTCTTCCTGAACGGCAAGACCGCAAAGGCCGCGGGCCTCTCGCAGGGCGATACGGTCACGGTCTCGAGCGCCGCCGGCTCCGTGAAGGGCCTCGTCGGCATCGACGAGTCCGTCATGCCCGGCGTGGTCGCCGCCCCCATGGGCTTCGGCCACACCTCCTGGGACGCGCACTCGAGCGGCAAGGGCGACAACCTGAACAAGGTTTTTGCGGTCAGCGACGAGCCCGGCGCCGGTCTGCCCACCTGGGCGGCCGTCGCGGTCAAGATAGCTAAAGGCTAA
- the qrcD gene encoding menaquinone reductase integral membrane subunit QrcD, whose product MAKPIDSALFPGDFPRCSLLKFLIWLSFWGVLFLAGIYAAYVVFANGLGMTGLTNYFAFGLYITFDLAVIALGAGAFFSGLLRYILNMDELKNIINLAVIGGFFCYSGAMLILTMELGQPLRAWFGFWHPNVHSMLTEVIFCISCYLLVLTIEYVPLIMEQKHLNKVPFLHNFAHNMHIFMPLFAGIGAFLSTFHQGSLGGMYGVMFARPFVFREGFFIWPWTFFLFVMSAAAVGPCFTTLICKCIELASGRQMTTWKVKQLMGKISGTMLSLYLFFKLIDTYNWAVNLLPTLGETYEQMFHGLVYGQWLFWLELGVCGVIPAVILLMKPLRNNHTLFWTACILACVGISLNRYTVTVQGLAAPVMPFDVWRVYTPRWTEILPSIMVLAYGVIIVSLSYRYLPVFPQEKELNQAPAEG is encoded by the coding sequence ATGGCTAAGCCCATCGACTCCGCGCTCTTTCCCGGCGACTTCCCGCGCTGCAGCCTGCTGAAGTTCCTCATCTGGCTGAGCTTCTGGGGAGTTCTGTTCCTGGCCGGCATCTACGCGGCCTACGTCGTGTTCGCCAACGGCCTGGGCATGACCGGCCTGACGAACTACTTCGCCTTCGGCCTGTACATCACCTTCGACCTGGCGGTCATCGCCCTGGGCGCGGGTGCGTTCTTCAGCGGCCTTCTGCGCTACATCCTGAACATGGACGAGCTGAAGAACATCATCAACCTGGCGGTCATCGGCGGCTTCTTCTGCTACTCCGGCGCCATGCTCATCCTGACCATGGAGCTCGGGCAGCCGCTGCGCGCCTGGTTCGGCTTCTGGCACCCCAACGTCCACTCCATGCTCACGGAAGTCATCTTCTGCATCAGCTGCTACCTCCTGGTCCTGACCATCGAGTACGTGCCGCTGATCATGGAGCAGAAGCACCTGAACAAGGTTCCCTTCCTGCACAACTTCGCCCACAACATGCACATCTTCATGCCGCTGTTCGCGGGCATCGGCGCCTTCCTGTCCACCTTCCACCAGGGCTCCCTGGGCGGCATGTACGGCGTCATGTTCGCGCGGCCCTTCGTCTTCCGCGAAGGCTTCTTCATCTGGCCGTGGACCTTCTTCCTCTTCGTCATGTCCGCGGCCGCCGTGGGTCCGTGCTTCACGACCCTGATCTGCAAGTGCATCGAGCTCGCCTCGGGCCGCCAGATGACCACGTGGAAGGTCAAGCAGCTCATGGGCAAGATCTCGGGCACCATGCTCTCGCTGTACCTGTTCTTCAAGCTCATCGACACCTACAACTGGGCCGTGAACCTGCTGCCCACCCTGGGCGAGACCTACGAGCAGATGTTCCACGGCCTGGTCTACGGGCAGTGGCTCTTCTGGCTGGAGCTCGGCGTGTGCGGCGTGATCCCGGCGGTCATCCTGCTCATGAAGCCCCTGCGCAACAACCACACGCTCTTCTGGACGGCCTGCATCCTGGCCTGCGTGGGCATCTCGCTCAACCGCTACACCGTCACGGTGCAGGGCCTGGCCGCCCCGGTCATGCCCTTCGACGTCTGGCGCGTGTACACCCCGCGTTGGACCGAGATCCTGCCCTCGATCATGGTCCTCGCCTACGGCGTGATCATCGTCTCCCTCTCCTATCGGTACCTCCCGGTCTTCCCGCAGGAGAAGGAGCTGAACCAGGCGCCTGCCGAAGGCTAG
- the rfbC gene encoding dTDP-4-dehydrorhamnose 3,5-epimerase → MDISQTALGGLLCLRPKVFADARGFFLESYNRDAFREAGITCEFVQDNHAYSKDKGVLRGLHFQAPPSAQSKLVWVTRGAVFDVAVDLRSDSPTYGRWEGFTLSAENFTRLFIPRGFAHGYVTLTPDTEFMYKVDAVYDPKSEGGIRWDDPDLAIDWPVEDPMLSDKDRRQPDFASFRSPFNCENTTKPQGR, encoded by the coding sequence ATGGACATCTCCCAGACGGCCCTCGGGGGGCTGCTCTGCCTGCGCCCGAAGGTCTTTGCCGACGCGCGCGGCTTCTTTCTCGAATCCTACAACCGCGACGCCTTCCGCGAGGCGGGCATCACCTGCGAGTTCGTGCAGGACAACCACGCCTACAGCAAGGACAAGGGCGTGCTCAGGGGGCTTCACTTCCAGGCGCCGCCCAGCGCCCAGTCCAAGCTCGTCTGGGTCACGCGCGGCGCGGTCTTCGACGTCGCGGTCGACCTGCGCAGCGACTCCCCGACCTACGGCAGGTGGGAGGGCTTCACGCTCTCGGCCGAGAACTTCACGCGCCTCTTCATTCCGCGCGGCTTCGCGCACGGCTACGTGACCCTCACCCCGGACACCGAGTTCATGTACAAGGTGGACGCGGTCTACGATCCGAAGAGCGAGGGCGGCATCCGCTGGGACGACCCCGACCTGGCCATCGACTGGCCGGTGGAGGACCCCATGCTTTCGGACAAGGACAGGCGGCAGCCGGACTTCGCTTCCTTCAGGTCTCCTTTCAACTGCGAGAACACAACCAAGCCACAAGGCAGGTAG
- a CDS encoding mannose-1-phosphate guanylyltransferase/mannose-6-phosphate isomerase: MQDSAATSPKACEGHHAIILAGGSGTRLWPVSRTLLPKQLMPLGGEKSLLQQTVLRALTVFTPGHIWVVTNEEHVFEVRAQLREIDPALTAQALAEPVGRNTLPAILLGLERVVAQDERACVAVFPSDHMIRNDEGWRASMERALELAASDWFVTFGVEPTKPETGYGYIRHGRELGDGAFEVAAFAEKPGIKAAQAFVDSGEYFWNSGMFVFSAERFLGAVADFQPELDAWWRTRGEAPLTQGYGKLPDISVDYGIAEKIAKQAVVKAAFDWDDLGNWEAIYRLDPKDSCGNAVEGDVLALGCEGNLLLSRGGKLAAVGLRNMIVVQTRDATLICPKDEVQRVKDVVGLLKAQGSPLVEAHVTVNRPWGSYTVLEEGSGYKVKRIMVHPGARLSQQMHHHRSEHWIVIKGTAVAEVDDTEHLLTENQSIDIPKGGRHRLFNPGKLPLEIIEVQSGPYLEEDDIVRFDDIYGRIRS, encoded by the coding sequence ATGCAGGACAGCGCCGCGACTTCCCCAAAGGCCTGCGAAGGGCACCACGCAATCATCCTCGCGGGCGGCTCGGGCACCCGCCTGTGGCCCGTATCGCGCACCCTGCTGCCCAAGCAGCTCATGCCGCTCGGCGGCGAGAAGAGCCTTCTGCAGCAGACCGTGCTGCGCGCGCTCACCGTCTTTACGCCCGGCCACATCTGGGTGGTGACCAACGAGGAGCACGTCTTCGAGGTCCGCGCGCAGCTGCGCGAGATCGACCCCGCGCTGACCGCCCAGGCCCTGGCCGAGCCGGTCGGCCGCAACACCCTGCCCGCCATCCTGCTCGGCCTCGAGCGCGTCGTCGCCCAGGACGAGCGGGCCTGCGTCGCGGTCTTCCCCTCGGACCACATGATCAGGAACGACGAGGGCTGGCGCGCGAGCATGGAGCGGGCGCTCGAACTGGCAGCAAGCGACTGGTTCGTGACCTTCGGCGTGGAGCCGACCAAGCCCGAGACCGGCTACGGCTACATCCGCCACGGCCGCGAGCTCGGCGACGGCGCCTTCGAGGTCGCGGCCTTCGCGGAGAAGCCGGGCATCAAGGCGGCCCAGGCCTTCGTGGATTCCGGGGAATACTTCTGGAACAGCGGCATGTTCGTCTTCTCCGCCGAGCGCTTCCTGGGCGCCGTGGCCGACTTCCAGCCCGAGCTCGACGCCTGGTGGCGGACGCGCGGCGAGGCCCCCCTGACCCAGGGCTACGGCAAGCTGCCGGACATCTCCGTGGACTACGGCATCGCCGAGAAGATCGCCAAGCAGGCCGTGGTCAAGGCGGCCTTCGACTGGGACGACCTGGGCAACTGGGAGGCCATCTACCGCCTGGACCCCAAGGACTCCTGCGGCAACGCCGTGGAGGGCGACGTGCTGGCGCTCGGCTGCGAGGGCAACCTCTTGCTCTCGCGCGGCGGCAAGCTGGCCGCCGTGGGGCTGCGCAACATGATCGTCGTCCAGACCCGCGACGCCACCCTCATCTGCCCCAAGGACGAGGTCCAGCGCGTCAAGGACGTGGTCGGCCTGCTCAAGGCCCAGGGCAGCCCCCTGGTGGAGGCCCACGTCACGGTCAACCGCCCCTGGGGCAGCTACACCGTGCTGGAGGAGGGCAGCGGCTACAAGGTCAAGCGCATCATGGTCCATCCCGGCGCGCGCCTGTCGCAGCAGATGCACCACCACCGCTCCGAGCACTGGATCGTGATCAAGGGCACGGCCGTGGCCGAGGTGGACGACACGGAACACCTGCTCACGGAGAACCAGTCCATCGACATCCCCAAGGGCGGACGCCATCGCCTCTTCAATCCGGGCAAGCTGCCGCTCGAGATCATCGAGGTGCAGAGCGGCCCCTACCTCGAGGAGGACGACATCGTCCGCTTCGACGACATCTACGGGCGGATCCGCTCCTAG